A genome region from Magnolia sinica isolate HGM2019 chromosome 8, MsV1, whole genome shotgun sequence includes the following:
- the LOC131252603 gene encoding glycosylinositol phosphorylceramide mannosyl transferase 1 isoform X2, giving the protein MRGSPSSRRLLQRFRQLTISAIGSVKIKLLLACCIAFTLVVITGRAAAFMGWRHHVTVGSSPPRKGYTILINTWKRNDLLKKSISHYTSCPGVDAIRIVWSEPNPPSDSLRGFLWKTLKSNSKDGKEIELRFDINKEDSLNNRFKEIKDLKTDAVFSIDDDVVFPCSSVEFAFSVWQSAPATMVGFVPRMHWVDKTSNHPVRGPLIISLCTQHCRSTFSQGQLLVQRVPQCTFPGDTLIGRSAPFISGCGMPLLSNCQPQPKVAPVVCA; this is encoded by the exons ATGAGAGGGAGCCCCAGTAGCCGGAGGCTTCTGCAGAGATTCCGCCAGCTGACGATCTCGGCCATTGGATCCGTGAAGATCAAGCTGCTGCTGGCCTGCTGCATCGCCTTCACGCTCGTCGTCATCACTGGCCGGGCCGCTGCGTTCATGGGATGGCGGCATCATGTGACCGTTGGATCTTCGCCTCCACG GAAAGGATACACAATCCTCATAAACACATGGAAGAGAAATGATCTACTGAAGAAATCCATCTCCCACTACACATCCTGTCCTGGTGTTGATGCTATACGCATTGTGTGGAGTGAGCCCAATCCGCCCTCAGATTCTCTTCGTGGGTTCTTAtggaaaacattaaaatcaaattCTAAAGATGGTAAAGAGATTGAACTGAGGTTCGACATCAACAAGGAAGACAGTCTGAACAACAGATTCAAGGAGATCAAGGATTTGAAGACGGATGCTGTCTTCTCGATTGACGACGATGTTGTGTTCCCATGCTCTTCAGTAGAGTTTGCTTTCAGTGTTTGGCAAAGTGCGCCTGCTACCATGGTGGGATTTGTACCACGGATGCATTGGGTGGATAAAACA AGCAACCATCCAGTGAGAGGGCCTCTTATCATATCATTGTGCACACAGCACTGCAGGTCCACCTTCAGTCAAGGTCAGCTGTTGGTTCAGAGGGTTCCCCAGTGCACCTTTCCAGGAGATACTCTGATTGGAAGGTCAGCCCCCTTTATATCGGG GTGTGGAATGCCCTTATTATCCAACTGTCAACCTCAACCTAAGGTGGCCCCAGTTGTCTGTGCTTG